From Pyrenophora tritici-repentis strain M4 chromosome 1, whole genome shotgun sequence, the proteins below share one genomic window:
- a CDS encoding telomere and ribosome associated protein Stm1, with product MSQIASKNIYELLGNDPELDPNRPADPPTRAIEKPVMRHGKRDGTDAPKPIPERNSHQTRAKQTDSANENAFRDRGVGSDKNRGRGSGAHCEHEKQAAHGWGGNDGDAELADEQAGEAIAHAEEKEASKSYTAYLAELAEKKLSLAPQNVRKPNEGSSKKFPEGTALAREEQEDFMAGSQGKAKRERARKEKVHVELDGDKMLAPPPLY from the exons ATGTCGCAAATTGCTTCCAAG AACATTTACGAGCTACTGG GCAATGACCCAGAGCTCGACCCCAACAGGCCGGCCGACCCACCGACAAGGGCAATTGAGAAGCCCGTTATGAGGCATGGCAAGCGCGATGGAACCGACGCCCCCAAGCCCATTCCCGAGAGGAACAGCCACCAGACCAGGGCCAAGCAGACCGACAGCGCCAACGAGAACG CATTCCGGGATCGCGGTGTAGGGTCTGACAAGAACCGCGGCAGGGGATCCGGCG CCCACTG TGAGCACGAAAAGCAGGCAGCTCATGGCTGGGGTGGAAACGACGGTGACGCCGAGCTGGCTGACGAGCAGGCTGGCGAGGCCATCGCTCACGCTGAAGAGAAGGAGGCC AGCAAGTCCTACACCGCCTACCTCGCCGAGCTCGCTGAGAAGAAGCTTTCCCTTGCCCCTCAGAACGTCCGCAAGCCCAACGAGGGCAGCAGCAAGAAGTTCCCCGAGGGCACCGCGCTCGCACGTGAGGAGCAAGAAGACTTCATGGCTGGCTCACAAGGCAAGGCCAAGCGCGAACGCGCCCGCAAGGAGAAGGTTCACGTCGAACTTGACGGTGACAAGATGCTTGCCCCCCCTCCCC
- a CDS encoding Atrophin-1 domain containing protein, translating into MTFSEIAGRLLKGSGHSQPPPGKHHLPSDLDPSPDRTSLSSLFASPESDCQIVGRDGITGSQLGEPRGHSIASLWAKTRPLSDIREVTESSFADTLPRNIMANNILQSNSRTDMTLKPSVTSRRRPSNDTRHGENAEPDRKNSVESNGIRSLYRGPSSPTPSPKSPGDNDSISSIYSVPPSNVPPRSSSRPRAYSTSRPRQQPQIPPIQITQPTATATLDAIPTMQPPTPKNSANAIPGHGQSQSPLRHVAARFDPISNDTNRRVPSRTFVRDPISKELLEFPSHRHPRIDLGLDLSAGIFVGGGSIEGTVQINVDDAERIRHRRTLDIARISVDLLGTEEVSGNRRAVFLNLATELLDEQNPPPQNMVDTQEPVGSDDLFWHLMPSMTNLAFNLSLPLNVGPPPFHSRNARIRYILCVSLLIRDQGKQYIVRTSEDVSVLSVYDPEKALMSLPSPLTASDEWIKPRDTTVEVIRVTAGLHRQVWVSGTSLYVDVHIANNSRKTVKKIELQLERDILCYKHAAASTMEKSAGQARIFDSNERSILSKATVKHGSAGWHGVSSSQTHIRTCDLEVPRGHATVKCGKYFEVRYFLNVTVGSAHTKLVAVQLPIVLIHMNSLDVVPNSVAQVAMAIEEKRTARQTPLRLGRRPSQSVQGRAFAAPRMQSLERMRARDEVIQELGQALEQSPRKYALRRANSNFDYRTPPSNRKGRILGDGEAADLQDRLRRVRSNETMGSRPPTIHRGNSESLRRGAGSAFGFREAEVREDIELGGLGASGDGLLKERLERTSDRQYRFSKKRSVERWRGVANVGVGWLKGGNGVKDDRERDGWV; encoded by the exons ATGACTTTTTCCGAAATCGCGGGACGGCTGCTGAAAGGGTCAGGACATTCGCAGCCGCCGCCTGGCAAACATCACCTACCATCTGACCTCGATCCCTCTCCGGATCGCACCAGTCTGTCTTCTCTCTTCGCTTCACCCGAGTCTGATTGCCAGATTGTAGGCCGTGACGGAATCACTGGTAGTCAACTCGGCGAACCCAGAGGTCACTCAATTGCCTCTCTCTGGGCGAAGACCCGGCCTTTATCAGATATTCGTGAAGTCACCGAATCAAGCTTTGCTGATACCTTACCACGCAATATTATGGCCAACAACATCCTCCAAAGTAACTCTCGTACAGACATGACACTAAAACCATCTGTTACATCGAGACGACGTCCGAGCAACGACACTCGACACGGTGAGAACGCTGAGCCAGACAGGAAGAACAGCGTCGAGAGTAACGGCATTCGATCCCTCTACCGTGGTCCATCTTCTCCAACACCGTCGCCTAAAAGCCCTGGAGACAACGACAGCATATCCAGTATATATAGCGTCCCACCAAGCAATGTGCCACCGCGATCATCCTCACGACCTCGTGCATACAGCACATCCCGGCCCCGACAGCAACCGCAGATACCGCCCATACAAATAACACAGCCGACGGCAACGGCGACGCTTGACGCGATACCTACAATGCAACCTCCAACCCCTAAGAACAGTGCAAATGCTATCCCTGGGCATGGACAATCACAGTCTCCGTTGCGCCATGTCGCCGCACGCTTCGATCCTATATCCAACGACACCAACCGACGCGTACCCTCCAGAACGTTTGTTCGCGATCCAATATCGAAAGAACTACTAGAATTCCCGTCGCATCGGCATCCTCGCATCGATCTCGGACTAGACTTATCTGCTGGCATATTCGTGGGTGGAGGCTCCATTGAAGGGACTGTGCAGATCAACGTCGACGATGCAGAGCGGATACGTCATAGAAGGACTCTGGACATCGCTCGGATATCTGTCGACCTTCTCGGAACCGAGGAAGTCAGCGGCAACAGACGAGCTGTGTTCCTGAACTTGGCTACAGAGCTTCTCGACGAGCAAAACCCGCCGCCTCAGAATATGGTAGATACACAGGAGCCAGTAGGCTCAGACGATCTATTCTGGCATCTAATGCCCTCTATGACGAATCTTGCATTCAACCTTAGCTTACCACTCAATGTCGGACCCCCGCCCTTTCATTCAAGAAACGCCAGGATCAGATACATACTTTGCGTTTCTCTCCTTATCCGTGACCAGGGAAAGCAGTACATTGTTAGGACATCCGAAGATGTTTCAGTACTCTCCGTGTATGATC CTGAAAAGGCGCTCATGTCACTACCGAGTCCGTTGACTGCCTCAGACGAATGGATCAAGCCCCGCGATACTACAGTGGAAGTCATCCGAGTCACTGCTGGTCTACATCGACAAGTCTGGGTCAGCGGCACCAGTCTTTACGTTGACGTCCACATCGCCAACAACAGTCGCAAGACGGTGAAGAAGATCGAGCTCCAGTTGGAGAGGGATATACTTTGCTACAAACAC GCTGCTGCATCCACAATGGAGAAGTCTGCGGGTCAGGCTCGTATCTTTGACAGCAACGAGCGGTCTATACTAAGCAAAGCAACGGTCAAGCACGGCTCCGCCGGCTGGCATGGTGTATCGTCATCTCAAACCCATATACGTACCTGTGATCTCGAAGTACCTCGTGGGCATGCTACAGTAAAGTGCG GGAAATATTTTGAAGTCCGTTACTTCCTCAATGTAACGGTCGGTAGCGCACACAC GAAGCTTGTCGCAGTTCAGCTCCCCATCGTGCTCATTCATATG AACTCTCTTGATGTAGTCCCCAACTCCGTCGCCCAAGTCGCCATGGCTATTGAAGAGAAGCGTACAGCACGCCAGACCCCATTACGCCTTGGTCGCCGCCCCTCACAGTCCGTTCAAGGCCGTGCCTTTGCAGCGCCGCGGATGCAATCGTTGGAGCGCATGCGCGCCAGGGACGAGGTCATTCAAGAGCTGGGTCAAGCGTTGGAACAAAGTCCCCGCAAGTATGCTCTCCGCCGCGCAAACTCAAACTTTGATTACCGCACACCGCCCTCGAACCGCAAAGGCAGGATTCTTGGCGACGGAGAAGCTGCCGACTTGCAAGACCGCCTACGACGGGTAAGGTCAAACGAAACCATGGGCTCTAGACCCCCAACAATTCATAGAGGTAACTCGGAGAGTTTGAGACGTGGCGCTGGCTCAGCTTTTGGCTTCCGAGAAGCCGAAGTCCGTGAGGATATTGAGCTGGGGGGGTTGGGTGCGTCGGGTGATGGGCTGCTGAAGGAGAGATTAGAACGGACTAGTGATCGACAGTATAGGTTTAGCAAAAAGAGAAGTGTAGAGAGGTGGAGGGGTGTGGCGAATGTTGGGGTGGGGTGGTTGAAAGGGGGAAATGGCGTCAAAGATGATAGGGAGAGAGATGGCTGGGTTTGA
- a CDS encoding Tymo-45kd-70kd domain containing protein, producing the protein MASRLLRINRSVFLAARQASTPITASSRPTPFKQSLFNVNDLSNHSTRPFSISAVAMNIQVDPAFISQITAAEKLITGTDEPVKGGPTAKAQQHVGQILTSQVVHDITEGEKLITGTDEPFKGGPTAINEAEKKLTGEAQPVRGGPTAQAQSHAKEPITSQALHDITEGEKMVTGGERVKGGPTSTAQSELGKSRS; encoded by the exons ATGGCGTCCAGACTCCTCCGCATCAACCGCAGTGTCTTCCTTGCTGCCAGACAAGCAAGCACTCCCATCACCGCTTCCTCAAGACCGACACCCTTCAAGCAGTCCCTTTTCAACGTCAATGACCTCAGCAACCACAGCACACGTCCCTTCTCCATATCTGCTGTCGCTATGAATATTCAAGTCGACCCAGCCTTCATCTCGCAAATCACCGCCGCAGAGAAACTCATCACCGGCACCGACGAGCCCGTAAAAGGCGGCCCAACCGCAAAAGCCCAGCAGCACGTTGGCCAGATCCTTACTTCGCAAGTCGTCCACGACATCACCGAGGGCGAGAAACTAATCACGGGTACCGATGAGCCTTTCAAGGGTGGCCCTACAGCC ATCAACGAGGCAGAGAAGAAGCTTACGGGTGAGGCGCAGCCAGTAAGGGGTGGACCGACGGCGCAGGCGCAGTCACATGCCAAGGAGCCCATTACCAGCCAGGCGCTACATGATATTACAGAGGGCGAGAAGATGGTCACTGGCGGCGAGCGAGTCAAGGGTGGACCGACATCTACTGCGCAATCTGAGCTTGGCAAGAGCAGGTCATAA